One Cucumis melo cultivar AY chromosome 8, USDA_Cmelo_AY_1.0, whole genome shotgun sequence genomic window, TaaagtagataacaaaatatgatatttttaaGTTTGAATTAAAAACACTATTTAAGTAAGTAGTTCATATAACCTAACATTTATACCAAAAAGTAGAAAGAGATAAAATTGTGACGACACAAATGTTCACTCACAATCTCACATCATCAAGAAACTTCAATTTAAATAACTTCAAAATCTACACTTTCTTCTTTACAAAATTGAGGTATTGtagcttttgaaaaaaaaaaaaagatcatatatactcatatgtatgtatatatatgtatgtgtatatataatttaatatgaCCAAATATAAATTGTTTTTTATCGTGATGGATCTATTGTAccttaaaacaaaaattgacaCGTCCTTAATACTAAATCAAAATAGCtaattttcatcaattttaaATATGTACTCATCGAAAAATAATGTAActtcaaattatatattttacCCTTACATTTATCGTGGAAGTGAcgaaaaaatattataattctaAGGTAGTATATAAAGATTATTATTTAtatcttattttattattttgttttaaaaagaatctagagttatatatatttaatctaaaaaaaaaaaagattaatatATACTACATTATGATAGAAAAAGTTGAGATGGAAAATTAAATGTCGTAAGGTAGGTGGAAAATATTTATTACTTTTGAAATAATTGAGACTCTACACTACATGAAGAAGGGTAGGGATTGGATTGCATGCAAACTAATATCATCATCTACCGACATCACCTATAATTACTGTCTTTACTCATTCattacacacacatatatattatatcctcaatctttaaaattatttcattaaataatatttcttaCATTGATTAATACTTGCATGCactaaaatcatttttaatcGAGTTCCACAAAATGATTCATTATGATAAATTTTATAAGCTAGATTTACGgtatattctattttttttaacatgtGAGAGTAAAAATTCAaactttaaaaattaagttgaaaaatataactttatttgttatttataGTTTAAATGTGTTAATATGTAGATATATTATGTCTAACAAGTTCAGGAGGATAGATTTATTTGGATATACTTTAACCATTCTTTTGAATTACGAACTTGTAATGTATAACAAAAACTCCACGATGTTGTCGAGATAAATCACGACCCGTTAAAAAAATGTAAGCTATTTTACTCTACGttcataattttattattaaattttgaaacatgtGCTTTcctattatatattaaataacatCAAACACAATTTCATTTAATAGTCAATCCATACCCCTAGTTGAACTTGAATTGAACCTAGATTTAAGAGTCTTCAATCTCAGCTTAACTATAATTAAATGCAACCTCCTATTCTTCTCCCAAGATAGAAGATTCAATTTTCATCTCAAAGTGTTCGTTGTGTTTGACCTTGAACAACTTTTTAATAATTGTACTGGATGAGattaaatgaaaataacaaCAAATCATAATAAATAGTCTAAATTGATTCACTCACTCTTGAAAAATGTATACacaatttaaatttgtttgattCATAATGATTTACGTGGGAAACAAATGGAAGTAAAGGTAATTTATAGGTTTGATAAGATGCCTCTAAATATTCCAAATCTCTGTATTTATGAATGTGACATATTTGCGGTTTCCCACATTACTTTTAATACCTTTGAAACTTGTGTTTTGCAAATTAAATCATTTTGAGTATGTGGCTAAAGTGTTTGTGATTTGTTGGCGTACAAAATTCCCACGTGGGCCTTTGACATTTCTTCGGCCCATTCTATTTGTTCGGACACGTCATTATTGGAGTTTGACTGCATGAAAGTTTTCGTCATAGATTACATTTTAATCGATAATATATGGTTAGATTATGTTACGATAGGTTGAtgtataataaaagaaaataaattattgtttcctTCAATTTAGTTATAAACAGttgattttaataataatattaattcaCTTGCGAtttatacataaaaaaaaaacacaattttAGTTTGTTGAAGTTTAAAATACCTATTCAATGCACACGTTTGTAAGTAGTTTTGAAAAGAGGAAACCATTTAGGTTATATTGAAAATCATTTTGatattttccttttatccttttAAATTCAATATGTAACTATTTTATACCAAAAtgatatttcaaaatatatagtTGATTATCGATTAGAATATTATTTAATAACGAAAGATTTAAAATGATATACATAAAATATACGTAGTAAGTTTCCATttcctatatatatatctccGCACCCAAATTCAATCATCACTGTTGTAACATTATATATTGGAAACTCTATGAAACATTTAATTAATCTACCAGATCGGTCCAACTCAATTTTCAATAGCGAAGTCCCATTGATATCAATTGATTGGTACACATTAGGGATTAAAACAACAAATGAAATGGAActaataaaaattaaagtacaaaatattttggttggtttgagATGTGTATTAAGTATGAATAAAAATTGGTTGGTcatccataaaaaaaaaatgatagtattgatattttatttacctTAATTGGTTGGTgttcattatttatttatttattttcttttgcaaAAGTCAATGCATCCAAAGTAACTTAGCTTGTACTTATTAAATATTGAAAGCCTTGATTTAAACACTAGACAAtcaagttttatttttttaaaaaaattaaatttatatacacgtttctttctcttgttctCATCTACATTCCAAACTAATCatttaaaaacaacaaaattagtttaaaaatttgtaattaattttattcaGAATTTAAATACTAATACACGAGATAAAATAATGATTAAAAACGGTAAGAAAAAAACTAAGatagttttcttaaaaaaaaaaaaagttaaattactATTTTAGTCTATAATTTTAATCCTTCTCTTTTCaatatttcaattttagtttatggttttcaaaattagaaaaataaattatttaccctccggagaaaaaaaaaattatattacactccatttttcttataaatataatgtgtaaatattttcataaatctcctatttttaaTATATCTATAACTTATCTCAACGTTAATAATCTAGAGTTGAgttattaaaagaattttgttaCTAACTAACATTTACACTACAAATTCATGTATTGAACTGTCATGCatgacatatattttttttgttatataataaattttgactaaatttaagttttattaaaaatatatatataaaaaaagtaaacttttgttttaagaaaaaagaaaaagcttcATATGATATGAACCAAaacaatatttaataaataaaaaaagaaatattaattGATGAGAGTTAGGAGAAAGGGGAGGATGGGTATATTTAAAGATGAAATAAAGAAGAGCCGTCGGATTCATATTGGGGGACCTTAAAACGCAGCGTTTGGTGGTAAAGTGagatagaaaaaaaagaatggtAATGTTGGAATACAGGTATTGGTCTCTGCTATGCTCCATAGGACGACCAAACTTACACGTTGTTATCCGTCGACTTACAATTtacaatataatatatatattatatatattactaaataagaaaaatagaaaaataaacaaatccCTTTGATGTTGAATCCTTCgtatcttcttcttcctcccatTCTATTCTACTCTCTTCTACGCCTTTCTTTTATTTCTACCTCCTGAATTCCACAGATTCCTGTTTCTCACCTCAACCCTACAACTATTCTCTTTTCTATACCCCTTCTCCTTTTCActctttccctttcttttcctctCACAGGTCCGTTCACTCTCTTCTCTTTATTTGCCTTTCGTTTCATTCCGTTGTGATTCTGATTTTGGGGCTTTCTTCTCCTCTGCCCTTTTCCCTGATTTTATTCTTTCTGGCTTTATTTTCTTACAATCATCGGTTTTTATTACCATCTGTGTTttcggattttttttttgttgcttgATCTTGATATGAAGTTGTGTTGGatcttattttgattttgtttcgTTTTGCGATTTGTGGTGATTAATAGCTGCTGATGTTTTGTGGGGTTTTACTTAGAAATGGCGAATGAGTTTGGTGAATCGACAAGTATGCCACATCGGAACCCATCGTGCTCTACTAACAGTGATACTACTAATAATGATACTGGTGATTTTGAATGCAATATTTGCTTTGAGTTAGCTCAAGACCCAATTATTACTCTTTGTGGTCATCTCTTTTGCTGGCCTTGTTTATATAGATGGCTGCATCATCACTCACAATGTCAAGAATGTCCTGTTTGTAAGGCTCTTATTCAAGAGGAAAAGTTGGTTCCTCTTTATGGTAGGGGTAAAATACCATCTGATCCAAGATTAAATAGATATCCTGGTATTGATATTCCAAATCGTCCTGCCGGTCAAAGACCTCAAACAGCACCACCTCCTGTTCCTAATGATTTTGCAAACTATGGATTTGGATTCACTGGTGGCTTTATGCCAATGGCATCAGCAAGAATTGGCAATTTCACTTTAGCTACTGCTTTTGGTGGTCTGATCCCATCTTTATTCAATATCCAGTTTCATGGATTTCCCGATGCTACAGTTTATGGAACTACTTCTGGTTACCCTTATGCATTCAACACCTTTCATGGAGGTCATGGTCACCATTTTCCGCAACCGTCCACTCGAGGTCAGCATGCTGATAACGTACTGAAAAACCTTCTTTTACTTGTTGGTGTCTTTGTAATTCTTGCCTTGCTCTGGTGGTAAAAGATAATGTTTTGACTTCAATGGAAATTACACAAGTGTAGAGATTTTCATTTAGTGCCTTATGAAGTAGGTTAGCTGATACTGTGgtcatatatatgtgtgtgtgtgtatgctTGATAAAACTTACTGTGAGTTTACCATCAATTCGTGTTATGGATGTCCCAAAGGACTTCTGGTTGTTGCTTTCTTTTGCACAAACCAGCTCTCATATTCACATCTTTCTACTGCAAACTTCTTTATCCAACCGTAATAAAGtgaaaattttgctattttgttcaAGTTCAgttcattttctattttattgGATTACAATTGATTGGATGAATCGTTTTAATGTAGGAGaagttgcaaatatagtaatCAACTAAATGCAAAGGAATTTGCTAATATAACTAAATTTAGATCAAGCTCTTGAAATCTATTAGTAATAGACTGTATCTATAACACTAAATTTAGATCAAGCTCTTGAAATCTATTAGTAATAGACTGTATCTATAACAAGAGTCTTTTGctaatagattttgctatatttacaattttttatggATTTTTCTCTATGATTCATTATTAGTTTTAAAACTTTTGCCCATTGCAATTACTCTTTGATGTAATGTTAAGTTTGCTAGAGAACTTGGTGGTTTTCTGCCATGTTGGAAGTTCAGACTGTTGTTGAGTTCTCTAGTGTTCCTTGATTACTTTGTTCTTGGTGGTTTTCTGCCATGTTGGAAGTTCAGACTGTTGAGTTCTGTAGTGTTCCTTGATTACTTTGTTCTTGGTCATCCTTCCGTTTGTTGAGTTTGATTTTTGTTGTGATCTACTAGTTTTTAGTTATGAACTAAAGCTTGGTTTGATGTGCTAGAATGCAATTGACTTTGCATTTGAttgaattttagttcaaatcagAAATCGGAATTTGGAATGAGAGAAATCAATGGAACATAGTTGCTATTGGTTCTTAGTATTCATAGAGGTAATGGCATTGGAGATTGGTCTTGGCTCCTGTACAATGATTAGAGATGAATTAACAAAATCTACAAGGTCTTTGGTtcataaactttcaattttattttcagGTGGTTCTAGAActtaaaacaaatttaatacTCTCAATTCTGTGATCAATGGATCTCCAAATTTCAAGTTATGTCTAACATAATTCATATATGTATTTGGAATAAATTTTGTGACGAAATATGAAGTTTATGCCTATCATATCTTGAACATCTGAAAAGCTATTTGAGAAGATTTATGCGACAATTTTAAAGTTAATGGATTATTAGACATCATACCAAAAATTATGTAATTAATttatcttctctttttttaaaaaatgaagatTGACAATGCCCCAACATGTTGGCTCAAGAAAGTTGGTAAGAAACTATGAAGTTTCTTTAACCAACTAATTATCTTTAATTAAAACAATCGTTGAGATTAACATTTCATTATCGCCAAACTAATCAACTTTTTGACTTGCACCTTTATGATTAATAGAAAATTAAATACTCTATTACATTATTATCAAGTCACGCTTAATTCCCAAGTCAATACATTTATTATTGATGTCATCTAATGGGGAAATTAATATAGCAATTTTAcctttcaaatatatatatatatatatatcaacttTGTGTATTGTAATGCCTTTTCTCCACTCATCAcgttaaacaataataataaaataaaaggtcACTACGAATAATTACTTCAGATAATGCCCTTTAATGTTGCTCAATAACCTCAATTAGTGAATATTTGGCAAATAATTTCGATCAAGAtaatttaaatttcttatttcattttagttAGAATTTAATTTCAGTTCTAATGTGTCGAATATGATACTTTCTTCACAATTGTGTTCTTGAAATATTCCATTTTAGACTAGGAAAGAAATATTCACTGGGCCGTGGGCTCATTTACGGGCTTGCCTGTCCAATTTGCTTAGTAATTTGAATTCATTATTGATTTCACGATTGTCATAATTTCAAGTTATGTTTTCCATTATCtccaaaaaaattattaataaaaaataaatttaacgaatttttaattttaacatatttaaataaactaaATGCTTTATAAACACTTTCATGgatatgtataaaaaaaaaggacaaaaaatgAATGGTTGTATTCACATAAAATGAtcataatactcttttctttgGTACAAATATGAAAGCAATAGCAGAAGGGGAAAAAAGTTCAAAGACATTGAAATTGTTTGAAGTACAGTTCTTTCTCCCATTTAATGTGTCCTTTGTTTTTGTggctttttcttctttatgcAATGGTTGTTTTTAAGGTACAATTTGTGTACACCACACAATTTAAATGATTGAATGATACCTAGTCCTCTTTTTCTTAGACCAAagtacttcttcttcttcttcttcttctttttttttcttttttgttaaatGAATTTAATTCAATATTACTTCTCTGTTGTTGTACTGAAACGACAATATTACTTCTTACGAGTATAGTTCAATGTTAATTAACATTTACTCTGGAAGTTCAAATCTCTTATAAAATATTGGTTCTTCCatttatatttttggaattaatATTTACATAATGAAAGTTGGATAACTATCTTCTTTCTTTAATCACATTACTTTTTGaaataacttcaaataattATGAACTTAAAAGGATACTTTTAAAAACAGGAACAGTCGTTTATTTACTATACATAAACGGATTCAAAAAATCAAGAAGTAGAcaacacaatttttttaatagaaaaaagtATTTATATAGGGATTTGTTTGTCTTCACTTCatcaaaagggaaaaaaaaatggaaaccCATATCGAGGTTTCAAGGTAGGGTACAATTCTCATCGATGATACATCTATCTACTCATGTGGAGAATATGAAACAAATTATTAACGAGTTTCAATATTGCCAAATAGCATTCAT contains:
- the LOC103484707 gene encoding uncharacterized protein LOC103484707, whose protein sequence is MANEFGESTSMPHRNPSCSTNSDTTNNDTGDFECNICFELAQDPIITLCGHLFCWPCLYRWLHHHSQCQECPVCKALIQEEKLVPLYGRGKIPSDPRLNRYPGIDIPNRPAGQRPQTAPPPVPNDFANYGFGFTGGFMPMASARIGNFTLATAFGGLIPSLFNIQFHGFPDATVYGTTSGYPYAFNTFHGGHGHHFPQPSTRGQHADNVLKNLLLLVGVFVILALLWW